The DNA region ACAATTCTTCGATCACCAGCGTCATCTTTGAGATGAAGGGTTCGGCAACACCGTTTGGACGAAGAGCAGTATCCACCCATTCGACGATTTGCTCCAGACTTTCGACCGTTGCCGGGATGATGAGCCGCGCAAAATGCCTCGGATAGAGGTGAACATACTTCTGATCGGTATACGGGCAGGGTTCGGCACCACCCATGGATTTACCACAGGTGACAATCGTATCTTTTTCACCGAGCGTCGTGGCATCTTCCAGAGAGAGAGCGGCTTTTTTACCATAGGCGGTAAGATTGCACCCCGTGAATGAAAGACGCTTTACGGCAATCCCGTAGATAGCCCCTTCGGCATCAAGACCGGAATTCGCGACCGTTACAGTACTTTGTTCGCCTTTCACCCCGTACATGCCGCCAACAATATCCAGATGAGTCCCGGAAACGATAAGATCGCCGCTTCCAAGACATATACCAGAGGAATTTTCTTCGATGTCGGTTGCTCTGATCTGAAGAGATCCCCCTTTTGCATAGATCGAACCCGAGGTGATCAGTATCCCGTAGATATCTGCAGAAATGTCATGCATGCCGCTGTGGATCTGAATGTCGCCGCTGCAGGAGAAAATGCCTGCGTAACGACCTGAAATCTGAACCGCTCCGCCGGAAATGTTGACGGTATTCCCGGCATACAATGCAACATCCCCGGCAATATCAACGACGGCATCATTAAAACTGGCGGCACCGTTGGAAACGTACAGACCAAATTCATCACCAAAGACGGTAAGATACCCCCCGAGATCTTCGATGGATCCGTCTATCTTCAGCCCGGTCTTTCCAGAAGCGGTCAGCAGGCCCGACGTAAGCCTGAGATCATCATGAACATAAAGACCGGTCGTATAGCCGGTTGCCTCGATCTTCCCGCCGTACACAGTCATTTTTTTTGCGACGCATATTCCATCCCCGGCCATACCGGTGCCGCAGATCATGCCGGAGTTTTGGATATATGTCCCTTTGACATCGATCCCGGTGCCTTCATTGATCGATGTGAGGGTTCCGTTCGAAACCTCGAGATTTCCGTTAACGACAAGGCCGGTTCGACCACGTATCTCCAGACTCCTGCCGGAAAAGTGCATATCTGTTCCGACACGAACGCCGATCTCTTTTCCGCTGATGACGGAAACGGAACTGTCTTCCAAACAAAAGCCCGCACCGATCAAGATCCCGGTGATTTCTCCTTCGACCGTGACATTCATCTGCGTAAATACAGCGTCATGTGAAAAGGATAATGCCGAATTGCCAAAAACCGCACAACTCCCATCAAAGAGACGGCAGATTTCCCCTTCAACGAGAATCCCGGCATCCTCACCGTTGATGAAGAGATGAAGATCCGTTCCGATAAGGGATCCACCAACTGAAATGCCGGTTCCGGCACCGATCTCTGCGGTGACAGAAGAGAGATGAAGATCTCCCTTTTCAGAGATGATCCCGATTTTTCGGGAAGCTGCCCGCAGGAAACAGTTTTTGAGGGTACATGAACCATCACGCACATGTATCCCCATTCCGTCCGGCGCCTCAATGAGATGAGTGCCCCCATCCAGTTCGAGGCCGCCAAAACACTCTATACCCGTGCCGGCCGCAATAATCTTTAGAGAAGATGTATCCGCAGTTATGCCGGCACCGGATCTGATACCGGTATCTTTAGAGAGTATACTGATGGTCGAGCCGGAGATCGCGATGCCTTTTTTGGCATGGATCCCGCAGGCCACCCCGGTGATGCCCACATATACCGACGTTATAGATAATGTTCCAAAATCAACACATATGCCGGTTTCACTTTCGGAAAGGATAAGCGATCCTTCACCCGAAATAGTCAGACCACCATTTCGCACACGTATCCCCGGACGATGTTTCCCAATGATGGTATTTTCTGCACCCGAGGCAATGATAGAGATATCCCCATAACAGTCGATCCCGGATCCATGATATGAATTCAGTGAAAGAACACGAGACCCCGCATCCCAGTTCCAGCCGTTCCCGTAACAATTCTCTTCAGAATTGTAGATTTTCCCGTTCATGACAAGTTGGGTATCGGAATAGATTTGCGGGGTCATATCCTCAAGTACGATGTATAGTTTGTTTTTAATATTCATAACAGTATGTCAGGGACATTTTTTGTTCAATTAACATGAGTTGTCAGACTATTTTTGGAAGATTCTGAAGAGACGAGATACATATCCATGACGAGCAAAACGCGCCGGAAAGACGCAGCCCGGCATCGGAGCAGTGAACCTAAATTATCCTATTTTTCATCCAAAAACGCTAATTAATAATAAAGTATAAATATAACATAATTTTTTAAAAAAGAATATTTTAAATATAATAACATATATATTACCTATTGTCTCTGAACTCAGGACTCAGGGGCTTAATGACACTGGGATGTATGAAAAATGACAAATGTAATCGCCGAACTAAAGCGGACAAGTTTTACCAGGGAAAATCATATCCCTTATCACTATCCGGAACGCCCGACGTGTAATGCCGACACGGCAGAGCTCTACGAGGGAGGGTGTGAGATACCTGTGGCGTCACTACTTTCAAAATTATTAACAGTACAAGAATCGTGTTCTCCCGAAACTTCCAATGCACGGTGTTTCCTTCTTGAAAAAAGATACCGTTAAATAGGAAAATTCTGCTGTAATACCTGTGACCCTGTCACATTTCTTCCTCCTTTTTTAAAATGATGATTCGATAAAACAGAACCCTCTCAGGATATGACGGGAATTCTGCGCCGCTGAAACCTCAGGATATCTTTTACTCACCCACCAGCCTTATCCCCTTCTCCTTCCAAACTATTCTCCATGCAAAGCCCTATCCTCCAGGTGGCCCTTGACGTAACCGAGCTTACCCGGGCCCAAAAAATAGCAGAAGAGGCATTGGCAGGCGGTGCCGACTGGATAGAAATAGGCACCCCCCTGGTAAAAAGCGAAGGAATGCAGGCAGTTCGCGCCCTTAGGGCGCAGTTTCCGACCACAACACTCGTCGCCGACCTGAAAACAGCCGATAC from Methanocorpusculum labreanum Z includes:
- a CDS encoding ATP-binding protein, encoding MTPQIYSDTQLVMNGKIYNSEENCYGNGWNWDAGSRVLSLNSYHGSGIDCYGDISIIASGAENTIIGKHRPGIRVRNGGLTISGEGSLILSESETGICVDFGTLSITSVYVGITGVACGIHAKKGIAISGSTISILSKDTGIRSGAGITADTSSLKIIAAGTGIECFGGLELDGGTHLIEAPDGMGIHVRDGSCTLKNCFLRAASRKIGIISEKGDLHLSSVTAEIGAGTGISVGGSLIGTDLHLFINGEDAGILVEGEICRLFDGSCAVFGNSALSFSHDAVFTQMNVTVEGEITGILIGAGFCLEDSSVSVISGKEIGVRVGTDMHFSGRSLEIRGRTGLVVNGNLEVSNGTLTSINEGTGIDVKGTYIQNSGMICGTGMAGDGICVAKKMTVYGGKIEATGYTTGLYVHDDLRLTSGLLTASGKTGLKIDGSIEDLGGYLTVFGDEFGLYVSNGAASFNDAVVDIAGDVALYAGNTVNISGGAVQISGRYAGIFSCSGDIQIHSGMHDISADIYGILITSGSIYAKGGSLQIRATDIEENSSGICLGSGDLIVSGTHLDIVGGMYGVKGEQSTVTVANSGLDAEGAIYGIAVKRLSFTGCNLTAYGKKAALSLEDATTLGEKDTIVTCGKSMGGAEPCPYTDQKYVHLYPRHFARLIIPATVESLEQIVEWVDTALRPNGVAEPFISKMTLVIEELFVNIVNYAYPNETGSVTFMMHIGPCLKLIITDLGVPFNPLEYAEPDVTLPIDDRNVGGWGIFLSRKLTDRITYERVNGTNVLTVYKKIYS